In Candidatus Brocadia sp., the following proteins share a genomic window:
- the tilS gene encoding tRNA lysidine(34) synthetase TilS: protein MRLDKLPFEVFNTINKYHLIKPHDSIIVAVSGGPDSVALLKILRTINSVKNLHLRLSIAHLNHQLRGISSEEDAQFVRNLSKDLSLPFIFKSVNIQKIADQTKCSIEETARRERYNFFLESAQEYTASTIAIGHTADDNIETLLHRIIRGTGMAGLAGIPIKRPLAAGSTIQLIRPLLFSWRKEIMEYLGKEHDNYRTDATNYEPLYLRNKIRLELIPLLENQYNPNIKNLLMQVCQILNLNNEYLASETKRIVKDSTVEGREDVYTIDTHFLTKQPKILQYLVLREILMSMHIPLKEITYEHYTKILDEIIRKGKGRHFQLPGKLYLWHEHGMLHFTKKSLYKACTPLSEIAVQIPGTTPVYPLGQLVSEILDIQDFSLEAYKKTKTKYEEVFDLQRITMPIFARGRKDGDTISPLGIHGHKKLKDLFIDKKIPVKERDVTPIVVMNNQPIWVIGVCIDNDVKVTPRTKKVLKLTFMRNRKTG from the coding sequence ATGCGATTAGACAAACTCCCTTTCGAAGTCTTCAACACCATAAACAAATACCATCTCATAAAACCCCATGATTCAATCATCGTTGCGGTATCCGGAGGACCTGATTCCGTCGCTCTCCTCAAAATCCTTCGTACTATTAATTCGGTCAAAAATCTCCATCTCCGCTTATCCATCGCACATCTTAACCATCAACTTCGCGGAATCTCGTCGGAAGAAGATGCACAATTTGTCCGGAATCTATCAAAAGACCTTTCCCTGCCCTTTATTTTTAAAAGTGTAAATATTCAAAAAATTGCAGATCAAACGAAATGTTCAATTGAAGAAACAGCCCGCAGGGAAAGATACAACTTTTTCCTGGAATCAGCGCAGGAATATACCGCCTCTACTATAGCTATCGGGCATACCGCAGATGACAACATAGAAACCCTTCTTCATCGTATAATCAGGGGTACGGGAATGGCGGGGCTGGCAGGAATACCTATAAAACGTCCATTAGCCGCCGGTTCCACGATACAGCTAATCCGCCCCCTCCTCTTCTCCTGGAGAAAGGAAATTATGGAATATCTTGGCAAAGAACACGACAACTATAGAACGGATGCCACCAATTACGAACCACTTTACCTCCGAAATAAGATTCGTCTCGAATTAATTCCCTTATTAGAAAACCAATATAACCCCAACATCAAAAACCTGCTCATGCAGGTATGCCAAATCCTCAATTTAAACAATGAATATTTAGCCTCAGAAACAAAAAGAATAGTAAAAGACTCAACGGTAGAAGGAAGGGAAGACGTATATACCATCGATACACATTTTTTGACAAAGCAACCAAAGATATTACAATACCTGGTATTAAGAGAAATACTAATGAGCATGCACATACCATTAAAAGAAATTACCTATGAGCACTATACAAAGATCCTTGATGAAATAATAAGGAAAGGAAAAGGGCGGCATTTCCAATTGCCCGGAAAACTTTATTTGTGGCATGAACACGGCATGCTCCATTTTACAAAAAAGTCCCTTTACAAAGCATGCACGCCATTATCCGAGATCGCTGTCCAAATACCAGGAACAACGCCCGTTTATCCTTTGGGACAACTTGTATCTGAAATCCTGGACATTCAAGACTTTTCCCTGGAGGCATACAAAAAAACCAAGACAAAATACGAAGAAGTCTTCGACCTGCAAAGGATAACCATGCCCATTTTCGCAAGGGGACGCAAAGATGGGGATACGATCTCACCTTTAGGTATCCATGGTCATAAAAAACTGAAAGACCTCTTTATTGATAAAAAAATCCCGGTAAAAGAACGTGATGTTACCCCAATCGTCGTAATGAACAATCAGCCTATCTGGGTTATTGGAGTATGTATAGATAACGATGTAAAAGTTACCCCCAGGACGAAAAAGGTTTTAAAACTAACCTTCATGCGAAACAGAAAAACCGGATAG
- a CDS encoding DUF192 domain-containing protein — protein MHIAGIELEVEVAITPKEHMLGLMYRDTLEDNGGMLFIFPEEKVLSFWMKDTRIPLSIAFIKANGRIVQIESMKPYSLDIHVSRKKVKYALEMKEGWFKKHKVKEGDMVKIPLAGKTRKQPDEIEK, from the coding sequence ATCCATATTGCTGGAATTGAATTGGAAGTAGAAGTAGCAATTACTCCTAAAGAGCACATGTTGGGGTTAATGTATCGCGATACATTGGAAGATAACGGGGGTATGCTATTTATTTTTCCTGAAGAGAAAGTCTTGTCTTTTTGGATGAAGGACACCCGTATCCCTCTTTCTATAGCCTTTATTAAAGCCAATGGCCGAATCGTACAAATCGAATCAATGAAACCATACAGTTTGGATATCCATGTTTCGAGGAAAAAAGTCAAATATGCATTGGAGATGAAAGAGGGCTGGTTTAAGAAACATAAGGTAAAAGAGGGCGATATGGTAAAAATACCGCTGGCAGGTAAAACAAGGAAACAGCCGGACGAGATTGAAAAATAA
- a CDS encoding tetratricopeptide repeat protein: MNTKRLRMLGISGLFFLCIASFSLQGCKKESPPAGAEKSVISDRGIQKGHKELGLTLYEKGKSSEAIDEFKKAIADNTADVEVYYKLASAYYEEEMVHDAISMYKKAIEIDPNHIGARYNLGLILIDEGSCEEGIHELKKVLEIDPKYEDITYTLGDAYYDCKKIDDAIEIWKTLLKENPEDSILHYNLGVAYRDKGQLNPAISELEKALEINPRDRAAKKILKQLTIKKKGVKRAGTVKNTKDTK; the protein is encoded by the coding sequence GTGAATACAAAGCGATTAAGAATGTTGGGTATAAGCGGCTTGTTTTTCCTATGCATTGCTTCATTTAGTTTGCAGGGGTGCAAGAAAGAATCGCCACCAGCAGGTGCAGAGAAGTCTGTAATATCAGATCGTGGAATACAGAAAGGGCACAAAGAGCTTGGTTTAACGCTTTATGAAAAAGGGAAAAGCTCGGAGGCTATTGACGAATTTAAAAAAGCTATTGCAGATAATACAGCAGATGTTGAGGTGTATTACAAGCTCGCGTCTGCTTATTATGAAGAGGAGATGGTACATGATGCAATAAGTATGTATAAAAAGGCTATTGAAATTGACCCAAATCATATCGGGGCGCGTTACAATCTGGGTCTTATCCTTATAGACGAGGGGTCGTGTGAGGAAGGGATTCATGAGTTAAAAAAGGTGTTAGAGATAGACCCGAAATATGAAGATATCACATATACCCTGGGGGATGCTTATTACGATTGTAAAAAAATAGACGATGCGATAGAGATATGGAAAACGCTGCTAAAGGAAAATCCCGAAGATAGTATTCTTCATTATAATCTTGGTGTTGCTTACCGCGACAAGGGGCAACTGAATCCCGCGATATCTGAATTGGAAAAAGCGCTTGAGATCAATCCCAGGGACCGGGCCGCAAAAAAGATATTAAAACAGTTAACTATAAAGAAGAAAGGTGTCAAAAGAGCAGGTACAGTTAAAAATACGAAAGATACAAAATAA
- a CDS encoding formylglycine-generating enzyme family protein has translation MSKTGVVRIINEKDGSEMVFVPPGEFIMGEERKVVYVDAFYIDIFPITNFQYKKYIDETGAQEPSFWDNERFNKPSQPVVGVRWKDAVAYAKWAGKRLPRETEWEKAARGVDGREYPWGNTQPDNSKAVYNLDPNIGAPAPVGNRKEGVSPFGCFDMAGNIWEWCEDWYEEGKFRVVRGGSWVNHHYILRSAYRSCSYPEGKDNNVGFRCVKESQ, from the coding sequence ATGAGTAAAACAGGGGTGGTTCGCATTATTAACGAGAAAGACGGTTCTGAAATGGTTTTTGTGCCGCCTGGTGAATTTATTATGGGTGAGGAAAGGAAAGTTGTGTATGTCGATGCTTTTTATATTGACATATTTCCCATCACTAATTTTCAATATAAAAAGTATATTGACGAGACGGGAGCTCAGGAACCTTCGTTCTGGGATAATGAACGATTTAATAAGCCATCGCAACCTGTCGTGGGTGTCAGATGGAAAGATGCTGTTGCCTATGCAAAATGGGCTGGTAAACGGCTCCCCAGAGAAACGGAATGGGAAAAAGCGGCACGGGGAGTCGATGGAAGAGAATATCCATGGGGGAATACTCAACCAGATAATTCAAAGGCGGTTTACAATCTGGATCCAAACATCGGCGCCCCGGCACCAGTTGGCAATCGAAAGGAGGGAGTAAGCCCTTTTGGTTGCTTTGACATGGCCGGAAACATCTGGGAATGGTGCGAAGATTGGTATGAGGAGGGAAAGTTTCGCGTAGTTAGAGGAGGATCATGGGTAAACCATCATTATATTCTGAGAAGCGCTTATCGGAGTTGCAGTTATCCGGAGGGTAAGGACAATAATGTTGGTTTCCGTTGTGTAAAAGAAAGTCAGTGA
- the metG gene encoding methionine--tRNA ligase: MVLSKRTFYLTTPIYYVNDIPHIGHSYTTIAADVLARYKRAKNFDVFFLTGTDEHGQKIQKAAQSCNKTPEEFVNAVVDKFKILWNKLDISNDDFIRTTDERHCRRVKKIFQQISENGDIYLGEYEGWYCIPCESFWIESQLRERRCPECNRAVEKVKEKNYFFRLSKYQNLLLEYYEKHPRFIQPESRRNELLQRIKSPVEDVSISRSAVEWGIQVPSDQTHTIYVWIDALLNYITALGYDDDMQTFQKYWPAGVHIIGKEILWFHGVIWPAILMSLKIDLPFKIFAHGWWTIEGQKISKSLGNAIDPLSIIQSYGTDAYRYFLLREVPFGLDGNFSYTALIHRINSDLGNDLGNLLQRTLTMIEKYFHGIIPLVTDTDDELRIASQDALDRMDQEMDKLQFSRALEIIWEFIGRTNKFIEDKKPWMFAKTDATRPQLATVIGTLARAIKDISVLIYPFMPKIAAEIQRQLGILEDNHPPCLEFHQGFKEGTVSRKGKPLFPRIETT, translated from the coding sequence GTGGTCTTGAGTAAACGCACTTTTTATCTTACAACACCCATTTACTATGTCAATGATATACCACACATCGGTCATTCTTATACCACCATCGCTGCCGACGTGCTGGCTCGATATAAAAGAGCGAAAAACTTCGATGTGTTCTTCCTGACGGGAACGGACGAACATGGGCAAAAGATCCAAAAGGCGGCACAATCCTGTAATAAAACACCGGAAGAATTTGTTAATGCAGTGGTAGATAAATTCAAGATCTTGTGGAACAAACTCGACATCTCCAATGATGATTTCATACGGACAACCGATGAGAGGCATTGCCGCCGTGTTAAAAAAATCTTTCAACAAATCTCGGAGAACGGGGATATCTATCTGGGAGAATACGAAGGATGGTATTGTATCCCTTGTGAAAGTTTCTGGATTGAATCACAACTCAGGGAAAGGAGATGCCCTGAATGTAATCGAGCCGTCGAAAAAGTAAAGGAAAAAAATTATTTCTTCAGATTATCAAAATACCAGAACCTTCTCCTCGAATATTACGAAAAGCATCCCCGTTTTATCCAACCCGAATCGAGAAGAAATGAATTACTGCAGAGAATTAAATCTCCGGTAGAAGACGTCAGCATCAGTCGCTCCGCTGTAGAATGGGGTATTCAAGTCCCCTCGGATCAAACCCACACTATTTATGTCTGGATTGATGCGCTTCTGAACTATATTACCGCATTAGGTTACGATGATGATATGCAAACATTCCAAAAATACTGGCCTGCAGGCGTTCACATTATCGGGAAAGAAATCCTGTGGTTTCATGGTGTTATCTGGCCTGCAATACTTATGTCCTTGAAAATAGATTTACCCTTTAAAATCTTTGCACACGGCTGGTGGACAATTGAAGGACAAAAGATATCGAAATCCCTGGGAAATGCAATAGACCCGCTTAGTATCATTCAATCGTATGGCACAGACGCTTATAGATACTTTTTACTTAGAGAAGTCCCTTTTGGTCTGGATGGAAATTTTTCTTATACCGCCCTTATTCACAGAATAAATTCGGATCTCGGCAACGACCTCGGCAATTTATTACAACGGACATTAACCATGATCGAAAAATACTTTCATGGGATCATCCCGTTGGTCACTGACACAGATGATGAACTGAGAATCGCATCACAAGATGCCCTTGATAGAATGGATCAGGAAATGGATAAACTCCAGTTTAGCAGGGCGCTTGAGATTATTTGGGAATTTATAGGCCGTACCAATAAATTCATAGAAGACAAGAAACCCTGGATGTTTGCAAAAACAGATGCCACACGGCCACAGCTTGCTACAGTCATCGGCACATTAGCCAGGGCTATCAAAGACATTTCTGTTCTTATTTATCCCTTTATGCCAAAAATTGCTGCTGAAATCCAACGACAACTTGGCATTCTGGAAGACAACCATCCCCCTTGTCTGGAGTTCCATCAGGGATTTAAGGAAGGTACCGTCTCACGGAAGGGTAAACCATTATTCCCAAGAATCGAAACGACTTAA
- a CDS encoding carbamoyltransferase: protein MIVLGINNMHDASAAIVVDGNVLAAAEEERFSRRKHHIGFPVNAIQYCLDEAGITTKDIDAVALSWRPWVLGTRLLNALKSVSFSKKAFQAKTSRGMGQMGNEWYQLFSMKWLIERHFGKGNFRLHYIDHHLCHAVSAFYVSPFEKAAALTVDGAGEKDTTVFWVCEGTEIKRLASIKLPHSLGQFYASITGFLGFKVQSDEYKVMGMAPYGKPAFADFFRNKIFDIRKDGTFQLKSRFLDYHLARQGIFLEEIVHVLGKNRLPDEEVTNHHMDIARSAQVVLEEVLFHMANHLYGKTNADKLCLAGGVALNCVANGKLLDNTPFRQIFVQPAAGDAGTSIGAALHVYHRYTREPRKYQMKDAYLGPSYSNQRCIETLNEFGLSYKELTKEELCSRIATFLSEGKLVCWFQGRMEWGPRALGNRSLLADPRRLEMRDIINLKVKHREPFRPFAPSVLEEKSYDYFGNPISSPFMLFAFKVNPSKQKDIPAVTHVDGTARPQTVRKEVNPLYWNLIKEFENRTKVPVLLNTSFNVQEPIVCSPKDAIVCFLKTKVDYLVLNNLLIEQPYKAPS, encoded by the coding sequence GTGATCGTTCTTGGTATAAATAATATGCATGACGCGTCAGCAGCTATTGTCGTGGATGGTAACGTGTTAGCTGCCGCAGAGGAAGAGAGATTCAGTAGACGTAAACACCATATCGGCTTTCCTGTAAATGCCATTCAATACTGCCTTGACGAAGCGGGTATAACCACGAAGGACATTGACGCCGTGGCTTTGTCATGGAGGCCATGGGTATTGGGCACGAGGCTCTTGAATGCACTGAAATCAGTTTCTTTTTCAAAAAAAGCCTTCCAGGCAAAAACGAGTCGTGGTATGGGTCAAATGGGAAACGAATGGTATCAACTCTTTTCCATGAAATGGCTCATCGAAAGACACTTTGGCAAGGGAAACTTCAGGCTCCATTATATTGACCACCATCTCTGTCATGCAGTCAGCGCTTTCTATGTTTCCCCATTTGAAAAAGCTGCTGCGCTTACCGTGGATGGTGCAGGGGAGAAGGATACGACGGTCTTTTGGGTTTGTGAAGGTACAGAAATAAAACGACTGGCTTCAATAAAACTTCCTCATTCCCTTGGCCAGTTTTATGCAAGTATCACCGGGTTTCTCGGTTTTAAGGTACAGTCAGACGAGTATAAGGTAATGGGAATGGCTCCATACGGTAAACCTGCATTTGCTGATTTCTTCAGAAACAAGATATTCGATATACGGAAAGATGGTACTTTTCAACTGAAAAGCCGTTTCCTTGATTATCACCTTGCCAGACAAGGTATATTTCTGGAGGAAATTGTACACGTGTTAGGAAAGAACCGTTTGCCAGATGAAGAGGTTACAAATCATCATATGGATATTGCCAGAAGTGCCCAGGTAGTCCTTGAAGAGGTTCTTTTCCATATGGCGAATCATCTGTATGGCAAAACAAATGCCGATAAGCTTTGCCTGGCCGGAGGGGTTGCATTGAACTGTGTGGCAAATGGGAAACTGCTTGACAATACGCCCTTTCGTCAGATTTTTGTCCAGCCGGCTGCGGGGGATGCAGGAACATCCATTGGCGCCGCACTTCATGTTTATCACAGGTATACCCGTGAACCCAGGAAATATCAGATGAAAGATGCCTATTTGGGTCCATCCTATTCTAATCAACGGTGTATTGAGACACTCAATGAGTTCGGTCTTTCCTATAAAGAATTGACAAAAGAAGAGTTATGCAGTAGAATTGCCACTTTCTTGTCAGAGGGCAAGCTTGTTTGCTGGTTTCAGGGTCGTATGGAATGGGGGCCTAGGGCATTAGGAAATCGGAGTCTCCTGGCTGATCCCCGCAGGTTGGAGATGAGGGATATTATAAACCTCAAGGTAAAACACCGGGAACCATTCAGACCATTTGCCCCATCTGTTTTGGAAGAAAAGAGCTATGATTATTTCGGAAACCCTATCTCATCTCCCTTTATGCTCTTTGCCTTCAAAGTAAACCCAAGCAAACAGAAGGATATCCCCGCAGTAACCCATGTGGATGGAACAGCGAGACCTCAAACCGTAAGGAAAGAGGTAAACCCGCTGTATTGGAATCTCATTAAGGAATTTGAAAATCGCACCAAAGTACCGGTATTATTGAATACCTCCTTTAATGTACAGGAACCCATCGTATGTTCCCCAAAGGATGCAATCGTGTGTTTCCTGAAAACAAAGGTGGACTATCTGGTCTTAAATAATCTTCTCATAGAACAACCCTACAAGGCACCCTCATAG
- a CDS encoding VCBS repeat-containing protein has translation MLKYTMQFIMFFIFFESSIFVSSGKISYSYNLKNHTSLHLAETERTQDEYLFPFLNPKFDQDQIVENPFPGKRENKFDRVIHIDQLSSVNGADIDKGFTAIPAYTTGLQPTAVVIEDFNGDGRKDLAVSHFGTMNPQDSSGEISILLGNSNNTFTNSKSFLAGIHPVSLVTGDFNRDKNADLAISNFGSNTVSVFLGNGDGSFGIATHFQVGLKPFRLATGDFNKDDVGDLAVPNFGSNTISILIGNGTGAFSNSVSVKTGDGPISIAVEDFNLDTKEDIVVANFYDNTVSILLGNGDDTFMKKFDLPVGTAPSMVIAENLNGDSIPDLAIVNMGSNSISILLGKLEETSLISYEIITIDTVVSNPSALTVRDFNGDGQKDLAVTNFGGFGVKRRGEDLSILLGNGEGGFRQTTEDIVVGVSPISVTPGDLDNNQTIDLVAANFESNNITVLSGNGDGTFGPLNNYPAGKGAHWIASGDFNLDGNSDLVTANIDATNISSLLGNGDGSFKLPGIYEIQATVHAVTPGNLDNDGVPDLVTANISSNTITLLRGNGDGTFSIYDQYVVGPSPHLVRINDLNNDGINDLVVPIFGRNFTTILLGDKNGSFVERRILFSGDTPSDAAIDDIDMDGNKDLVISHFDVSYITVFLGDGNGSFIKKENIDVAGGQHSVLMKDINFDGKADIVGSLFYADKIFSLFGSGNGSFHNLNTYNVGKLPSTIALDDFNHDELYDIAVVCEFDNIISILSGNDDFSFSFSANFIAGNRPAALVSDDINNDGKTDVAVANWYTNNVSIMLNNLELENN, from the coding sequence ATGCTGAAGTATACAATGCAATTTATCATGTTTTTCATCTTTTTCGAAAGCAGTATATTTGTATCTTCTGGTAAAATTAGCTATTCATACAACCTCAAAAACCACACTTCACTTCATCTGGCAGAGACAGAAAGAACTCAGGATGAATACCTTTTTCCATTTTTAAATCCTAAATTTGATCAAGATCAAATAGTGGAAAACCCCTTTCCTGGCAAACGTGAAAACAAGTTTGACAGAGTCATTCATATTGATCAGTTATCAAGTGTCAACGGGGCGGATATTGATAAAGGTTTTACTGCTATACCTGCTTACACCACAGGCCTCCAACCAACCGCTGTTGTTATAGAAGATTTCAATGGCGATGGGAGAAAAGACTTAGCAGTATCACATTTTGGTACTATGAATCCTCAGGATTCCTCTGGTGAAATTAGTATTTTGCTGGGAAATAGTAATAATACATTTACCAACTCAAAGAGTTTCCTTGCCGGGATTCACCCTGTTTCTCTTGTAACGGGCGATTTCAACAGGGATAAAAATGCGGATTTAGCCATCTCAAATTTTGGTAGTAATACCGTTTCTGTTTTTTTGGGAAATGGTGACGGGTCCTTTGGGATAGCAACACATTTTCAGGTGGGATTGAAACCATTCCGTTTGGCAACCGGTGATTTTAATAAGGATGATGTTGGCGATTTAGCAGTACCAAATTTTGGCAGCAATACTATTTCTATTCTCATTGGAAATGGAACAGGAGCTTTTAGCAATTCAGTCAGCGTAAAGACCGGAGATGGTCCTATTTCGATTGCTGTTGAAGACTTTAATCTCGACACAAAAGAAGACATTGTAGTAGCTAATTTTTATGATAATACCGTATCCATACTTTTGGGAAACGGAGACGACACCTTTATGAAAAAATTTGATCTTCCGGTGGGTACCGCTCCATCTATGGTAATCGCAGAAAATCTTAATGGGGATAGCATTCCGGATCTGGCAATTGTTAATATGGGCAGTAATAGCATTTCCATCTTATTAGGAAAACTGGAAGAAACATCTCTTATAAGCTATGAGATTATTACAATAGATACGGTGGTATCCAATCCAAGCGCTTTGACTGTAAGGGATTTTAACGGTGATGGCCAAAAAGATCTGGCTGTTACAAATTTTGGTGGTTTCGGAGTTAAAAGACGAGGCGAAGACCTTTCCATTCTTCTCGGAAATGGTGAGGGTGGATTTCGTCAAACCACAGAAGATATTGTCGTTGGAGTAAGCCCAATTTCAGTAACTCCAGGAGATCTTGATAATAATCAGACAATCGATTTGGTTGCCGCAAACTTTGAAAGCAATAATATAACCGTATTATCAGGTAATGGAGACGGAACATTTGGGCCTTTAAATAATTACCCGGCTGGGAAAGGCGCGCATTGGATTGCATCAGGCGATTTCAACCTTGATGGAAATAGTGATCTGGTTACAGCAAATATTGATGCGACAAATATAAGCAGTTTATTGGGAAACGGTGATGGCAGTTTTAAATTACCTGGGATATATGAGATCCAGGCCACCGTCCATGCCGTAACGCCAGGGAATTTAGATAACGACGGAGTTCCTGATCTTGTCACTGCCAATATCAGCTCGAACACCATCACCCTGTTACGTGGTAACGGAGACGGGACATTCTCAATATATGATCAATATGTAGTTGGACCAAGTCCGCATCTTGTTCGTATCAATGATTTGAATAATGACGGAATAAATGATTTAGTCGTTCCCATCTTCGGGAGAAATTTTACTACAATTTTGCTTGGAGATAAAAATGGTTCTTTCGTGGAGAGGAGAATTCTTTTTTCTGGTGATACACCTTCCGATGCTGCAATTGACGACATCGATATGGACGGCAACAAGGATTTGGTTATCTCGCATTTTGATGTAAGTTATATAACGGTTTTTCTTGGGGATGGGAATGGTTCTTTTATAAAAAAAGAAAATATTGATGTTGCTGGCGGTCAGCACTCGGTATTAATGAAAGACATAAACTTTGATGGGAAAGCTGATATCGTGGGAAGTCTTTTTTATGCTGACAAAATATTTTCTTTGTTTGGCTCCGGCAACGGTTCTTTCCATAATTTGAACACTTATAACGTAGGGAAATTGCCTTCAACAATCGCCCTTGATGATTTCAACCATGATGAACTATATGATATTGCAGTAGTTTGTGAATTTGATAATATAATATCCATTTTGTCAGGAAATGATGATTTTAGTTTTTCATTTAGTGCTAACTTTATTGCAGGTAACAGACCTGCCGCCCTGGTATCTGACGATATTAATAACGATGGTAAAACTGATGTTGCAGTTGCCAATTGGTACACAAACAATGTCAGCATAATGCTCAATAATCTCGAATTGGAAAACAACTAA
- a CDS encoding glycosyltransferase family 2 protein — protein sequence MDLSINICTYNNRDFLKKCLISIYKKIKDVQFEIIVVDNASQDGTADMIKKGFPDVLLIENARNAGVAPARNQSIRRSAGRYVLLLDADTEFVSKNFIDIIKYMDASPQIALLGVQQITFNNQPYPASRTFPLIRDIVLRRLAFLGFIRNSRLMKAHHVLLHDSDKPMEVDYVIGAFQLIRRDIFNRIGLLDENMFYGFEDADYCARVKKAGYKVIYYPSYTIKHYVSGITRKKPLSKIGIQLLFSHFKSYTKFYRKHHDLLKRRTQ from the coding sequence ATGGATCTATCGATTAATATCTGTACCTATAATAACAGAGACTTTCTCAAAAAGTGTCTCATTTCAATTTACAAGAAGATAAAGGATGTACAATTCGAGATTATCGTAGTTGACAATGCCTCTCAGGATGGAACTGCCGATATGATAAAAAAAGGGTTTCCAGATGTCCTGTTGATAGAAAATGCCAGAAATGCAGGCGTCGCACCAGCTCGGAACCAGTCTATCAGGCGTTCTGCAGGACGTTATGTTCTCCTCCTCGATGCTGATACAGAATTCGTTTCAAAAAACTTTATTGATATTATAAAATACATGGACGCATCCCCTCAGATTGCCTTGCTGGGTGTACAACAGATAACATTTAATAATCAACCGTATCCTGCATCGAGGACATTTCCCCTTATCCGGGATATCGTGTTGAGAAGACTGGCGTTTCTTGGTTTCATAAGAAATAGCAGGCTCATGAAAGCACATCATGTATTGCTTCATGACTCCGATAAGCCTATGGAAGTTGACTACGTTATTGGCGCCTTTCAGCTCATCAGAAGAGATATATTTAACCGTATAGGTCTTCTGGACGAAAACATGTTCTATGGTTTCGAAGATGCTGATTATTGTGCAAGGGTAAAGAAAGCCGGTTACAAGGTAATCTACTATCCCTCTTATACCATTAAACATTATGTCAGCGGAATAACGCGAAAGAAACCCCTGAGTAAGATAGGCATTCAATTGCTCTTTTCTCATTTTAAATCGTATACAAAGTTTTATAGAAAACACCATGATCTCTTGAAAAGGAGGACACAATGA